In Citrus sinensis cultivar Valencia sweet orange chromosome 4, DVS_A1.0, whole genome shotgun sequence, one DNA window encodes the following:
- the LOC102610562 gene encoding caffeic acid 3-O-methyltransferase-like, whose translation MDSIVDGERDQSFAYASQLVMGTVLPMAIQAVYELGIFEILDKVGPGAKLCASDIAAQLLTKNKDAPMMLDRILRLLASYSVVECSLDASGARRLYSLNSVSKYYVPNKDGVLLGPLLQMNQDKVLLESWSQLKDAILEGGIPFNRAHGVHVFEYAGLDPRFNKHFNTAMYNYTSLVMSNILESYKGFDNIKQLVDVGGSLGVTLQAITTKYPYIKGINFDQPHVIDHAPSHPRIEHVRGDMFQSVPKGDAIFMKSVLHDWNDEHCLKLLKNCYKSIPEDGKVIVVESMLPEVPNTSIESKSNSHLDVLMMIQSPGGKERTRHEFMTLATGAGFGGISCELAIGNLWVMEFYK comes from the exons atggaTTCTATAGTTGATGGAGAAAGAGACCAAAGCTTTGCATATGCTAGTCAATTGGTGATGGGTACAGTGCTACCCATGGCCATTCAAGCGGTGTATGAGCTGGGCATTTTCGAGATCCTAGACAAAGTTGGTCCTGGTGCAAAGCTCTGTGCTTCAGATATTGCAGCCCAATTGCTTACCAAGAACAAAGACGCACCCATGATGCTGGATCGGATTCTCAGGCTTCTGGCTAGCTACAGTGTTGTTGAATGCTCACTTGATGCTTCTGGTGCTCGGAGACTATATAGTTTGAATTCTGTCTCCAAATACTATGTGCCTAACAAAGATGGCGTCTTACTAGGCCCCCTATTACAAATGAATCAGGACAAGGTCCTTCTGGAAAgctg GTCCCAACTCAAAGATGCTATTCTTGAAGGAGGAATTCCATTTAATCGAGCCCATGGAGTGCATGTATTTGAGTACGCAGGATTGGACCCTAGGTTCAATAAACATTTTAACACAGCAATGTATAACTATACCTCCCTGGTTATGAGCAACATTCTTGAATCTTACAAGGGCTTCGACAACATCAAGCAACTGGTCGATGTTGGTGGCAGTCTCGGTGTTACTCTTCAAGCCATCACTACCAAGTACCCCTATATTAAGGGCATCAATTTCGACCAGCCTCATGTTATTGACCATGCCCCATCACATCCAC GTATTGAGCATGTACGGGGTGATATGTTCCAAAGTGTTCCAAAAGGTGATGCCATTTTTATGAAg tcGGTACTGCACGATTGGAATGATGAACATTGCTTGAAGTTGTTGAAGAATTGCTACAAAAGCATCCCAGAAGATGGAAAGGTAATCGTTGTGGAGTCAATGCTTCCAGAAGTTCCTAATACAAGCattgaatcaaaatcaaattcccATTTGGACGTGCTTATGATGATTCAAAGTCCCGGTGGAAAGGAGAGAACAAGGCATGAATTCATGACCCTGGCTACTGGCGCTGGTTTTGGTGGGATCAGTTGTGAACTTGCTATTGGTAATCTCTGGGTTATGGAGTTCTATAAGTAG